One Malus sylvestris chromosome 14, drMalSylv7.2, whole genome shotgun sequence DNA segment encodes these proteins:
- the LOC126600856 gene encoding myosin-binding protein 7-like, with the protein MDSEAFPSSRPMVKCCNCECSCSLVSVSSGGTWLRSVKRKYGEFEDGNRFFIPGLELYYNARVQMENECIALRETLSSQQKTIQDLYTELDEERNASSSAANEAMSMILRLQREKAEIQMEARQFKCFVEEKMAHEQQELLALEDLLYKREQAIQALTCEVQAYKHRMMSYGLTESEAEGDQGSFSRIQSVGDFEAQYELPTTPTYEYPPLKCKINETQGVLECDDDADIEKYAFGETPRGRDHLRNLESRLFQMEGSPSGSPMERDFSGSKNFFEKVVVGHSPRRSRHSGRLSGDSPMHTVKDTGPDFTESPRYNNSFRKADYVSQSEDYPNTRKFDNVSEVGDDMSDRVYTIDSVHIGAPYNGYTEAKSGVTPRGLSGPDFEDPDVMKLYMRLQALEADRESMRQAMLSMRTDKAQLVLLKEIAQHLCNDMSPEKRMIVKKPSIVGRFSSMSVFKWIKSFVFWRRRACRSKHMFGLSANVGLLMLLDKGPHVRQWRCLTSTQV; encoded by the exons ATGGATTCAGAAGCATTTCCATCCTCGAGGCCGATGGTGAAATGTTGTAATTGTGAATGTAGTTGTTCGCTGGTGAGTGTCTCATCAGGGGGGACTTGGCTTCGGTCGGTAAAGAGAAAGTATGGcgagtttgaggatggtaaccGTTTCTTTATACCTGGGCTTGAACTTTATTATAATGCGCGAGTCCAGATGGAGAACGAATGTATTGCACTTCGCGAGACGCTTAGTAGCCAGCAGAAAACCATACAAGATTTGTATACCGAGCTGGACGAGGAGAGGAATGCTTCATCATCCGCTGCCAATGAGGCTATGTCAATGATATTGAGGTTGCAGAGGGAGAAGGCTGAAATACAGATGGAGGCCCGGCAATTCAAGTGTTTCGTTGAGGAGAAGATGGCACATGAGCAGCAGGAGCTTTTGGCACTGGAAGATTTGCTGTATAAGAGAGAGCAGGCGATTCAGGCACTCACATGTGAAGTGCAGGCCTATAAGCATAGAATGATGAGTTATGGGCTCACGGAGTCTGAGGCAGAAGGTGACCAGGGTTCCTTTAGCCGTATCCAAAGCGTGGGTGACTTTGAAGCCCAATATGAACTCCCGACAACGCCCACATATGAATACCCACCTCTGAAATGTAAGATAAATGAGACCCAAGGTGTGTTGGAGTGTGATGATGATGCAGACATTGAGAAATATGCATTTGGTGAGACCCCTCGTGGGAGAGACCATTTGAGAAATTTGGAAAGCAGGCTCTTTCAGATGGAGGGGAGTCCGAGCGGCAGTCCAATGGAAAGGGATTTTTCAGGTTCCAAGAATTTTTTTGAAAAGGTGGTGGTTGGCCATTCTCCTAGGCGATCAAGACATTCTGGGAGACTTTCAGGTGACTCGCCTATGCATACGGTTAAAGATACTGGTCCAGATTTTACTGAATCCCCTCGATATAACAACAGCTTCAGGAAGGCAGACTATGTCTCACAGTCAGAGGACTATCCAAATACTAGAAAGTTTGATAATGTATCAGAAGTTGGAGACGACATGAGTGACAGAGTTTATACCATTGACTCTGTTCATATTGGAGCACCTTACAATGGTTATACAGAAGCCAAATCTGGAGTTACTCCTAGGGGACTTAGTGGGCCTGATTTTGAGGATCCTGATGTCATGAAGCTCTATATGAGGCTTCAGGCACTTGAGGCTGACAGGGAGTCAATGAGGCAGGCAATGCTTTCAATGCGAACAGATAAAGCTCAACTGGTATTGCTTAAAGAAATAGCTCAACATTTGTGTAATGATATGTCACCGGAGAAACGAATGATTGTGAAGAAACCATCTATCGTTGGACGCTTTTCTTCCATGTCTGTTTTTAAG TGGATCAAGTCCTTTGTTTTCTGGAGAAGGAGAGCGTGCCGAAGCAA